The region CGGAGCTTCATCGCCGAGGAGAATCGGACTGGGCACCGCAGGCCATCACGGAGTTCTTCAGCAACGCGCTCCGACGTCATCTGCGCCGCCAGCCGACGGCCGGGTATTGCCTCGCTGAGTCGCGCTGCAAGGAGCCCGGCTACCTCGATCCCGGGGAGTTTGTTTGGATCCTTCGGCTGCGCCGCGACCCGACGAGCCGCCGACTGCTTGCGCTTTGGGTCTCGGGCGACTTCTCCATCTACGAGAACCCGGCGAGTGATTTTCGGATCCCAAATGCGGCGCGAGAGCTGCTAATCGCGGCTCAAGGGAAACGCGGTACCGGCCAACAAAGCGTTGCTCGCTTGGCTCGGTCTGGTGCCCGCAGGTGAACGCGAATACGTTCAACGCCGCGCTTCACGGCGGACGTGTTACGTCAGCGCAAGACCGCGGACGCCCTCTTGCCCGTCGCCGATGAAGCGCGCAGAGTTAGGCGCACAAAGACCATGGGTGCAGACGCATTTGTCGCCTTCTACGGCGTGCGCTTCGAGATCGACGAGGAGGCCGACGACTTCGAGTTGTTCGAGGACGAGTCCCACGAGACCATCCGCCGCGCTCATGGCGCGGACCTCGATACCTACTTCGGTCGCCTCACCGATGGGGAACCTCACTTCCTCCTCGTTGGCAAGGAGCTCTCGGTCCTCGGTGTTGAGAACGATCCCGATTGCGTGGTCTCCGACGCCGAGTTCGCCCGCGTCCAAACCGAGACGCGCAAGAAGCTCGCGGTTGCCGGCTTCTCGGATGAACCAGCACTCCATCTTCGACTCGATGCTCAGTACTAAACGACGAACGCGAGTGAAGCCGCCTAACTGGACATTGCTGCAGCCGCGCGCCGCCTGGTGACTGGTTGATGTCTTCCGTCCCGCGCGCCTGTTGGCTGTCGCCAGCCCGTGAACGGAAACCTGGCGCACGCTGCTGAATGCCAATCCGTTAGGCGGACGTACGCGAAAGTCGATTGAGCTCCTCGCACGCCTCGTCGCTGTCTGGCTCGCTGCGCCCACCCGTAAATGGCGGTTCCATCGCTACAGCGATCTCGATTGCCCTGCGTACGACCGCCGGGGTGATGGACGCGCTCTTCGCCTGTTGGAAGTACGCAATGTTGAACTTCAATTGCTGACTTGAGCCTCGCTCGAACGCCAGGTGCGACACGACAATCACGTCGATTCCGTATTCCGTGCCGATCGCGCGCCAGTGGAGCTTTGCTTCACCAACCGTGATCGGCCGCCAGCCCTTCTGCGTTACCGCCATCCGGCCATCATAGCGCCGCCTAACTTGCCAATGAACCCGCCGGCGGCAGTACTGGCTTCGAGATGTTCGGCGCGGCGAGGCGCGCTATCATCTCTTGCACGGCCGCCGCGGGTTATTGGCGGTCCGTTAGGCGGACCCCACGACCATGGACGACGCACGGCTTTTTCGCCGGTCCGAGCTTGAGGATACCCTTGCAGCGCTTGTCCGTTGCCACCATCCGCTCTCGGAAGTGGTCGCCGCCGTGCTGGCACAGCGACCCGTTGCAAAGGCGCCGCAGTATCGCGGCGACTCATCAACCGACCGATTCAACGTCAACGTCGGTGCCGGCGATGCTGAAGCCATTGTGGACGCTCTCTTCGATTTGGAAGCAGCGTCCCTTCCGCCAACCGGTGAAACCAACGCCGTTGCGATCCGATACGCCCAGCTCGTTGACCTCTGGAACGACTATCTTGCCATTGCAGATACGTCTCACTGAACTTGACCAGCCCGTTGCGCAAGCCGCCCAACAAGCCAATGAACCCGACGGCGGCGGTAGGCGCCACTGTCTTCGAGGTGTTCGGCATGGCGAGGCGCGGTATCATCACTTCCACGGCCGCGGCGGGTTATTGGCGGTCCGTTAGGCCGACCGCCCATGAACGTGCTCGGGGAACTCCAACGCTGGTACGAATCGAACTGTGATGACGACTGGGAGCACCAGTACGGCATCAAGATCGATACCCTCGACAATCCTGGCTGGAGCCTGTTCGTCGACCTAGCCGGGACTTCTCTTGCCGACCGAGAGTTTGCCGAGATCGAGGAGATGCATTCGGAGCGCGAGTGGATCGCTTGCAAGGTCGAAGGCCGCCAGTTCGTCGGGCACGGTGGACCGCAGATGCTTGAGCGACTTATTTCCGAGTTCTTGCGATGGGCGGATGCCGCGCAGCCGAATCCCTGAGATCCCTTACGGCGGATTGCCTCCGAGCGCGCTCTGCCAAGCAGCCTGGTCGTGATGTGCGGCCTAACTGCCAATGAACCCGCCGGCGGCGGGAGCGCCACTGTCTTCGAGGTGTTCAGCATCGTGAGTCGCGGTATCATCTCCGGCACGGCCGCCGCGGGTTATTGGCGATACGTTAGACCGACGTGAATATGGACGAGCGGGCAGAGCAGCTTGAGTTGTGCATAGCCCACGAGGTCCATCCCGACTTTCCGTCCGGCGAGGAGAAGCTCGGTGTGGCACTCGCCACGCTCGGCCAGCGGCCGCTCAATGGGCTGCGACATCCGCGCGAGAATGGGACGTGCGGCTGGTACCTCTGGGGCGGAGAGGAAATGTCTGAAGAAGCAGACTTCTTCCAGCCTGTCCACGTCGGCCACATGGCCGAAGTGTGTCCTGATGCCGTTCCGTTCCTCGCGCTTCCACCGGGGTGGCGCTTCCTCGTTGGCGATGGCGTTCTCGATGTCTGGTACGACGCCGATCTCCACAACGTCTAGCCGTGACGCAAGCGGTCTAGCAAGCCAATGAACCCGCCGGCGGAGGGGCGGCGTGGGCTTGGAATGTCCAGTGCGGCGAGGCGCGCTATCTGTTCCACGGCCGCCTCGGGTTATTGGCGGTACGTTAGCCCGACTGCCCATGACTATCAGCCGAAAGGACCGACGTCGTATCGTCGTGCATGGAAGGGAGTACATCTGGTACGTCGCGCCGGACGAAGACGATTGCTTTCGATCGATGCTCACCGTCGTATCGAGTGATAGGCGGGTCTTTCTCCGCTACCACCTGGTGCAGTCGGATGACACCCGCTTCGCTATCGTGCTTGGTCCTGAGTTTCGAGTGCCAGGGTGCGGAGGGCCGTGGAGACGCTTTCGGTGCCCGCAGTTCGGCTCGCCGGATGCCATCACGCCAAAGGACGTTCGCTCGATCATCCAATGGGCACATGTATCCGGAGAGCTGCCCGTCGAGGTTGACTGGACCGGACAGCCGCTGGCGCAGCCGCGTGCGGTCTAACCAGCCGTTCAGCAGTCGGCCGCGCCTGGTTCCAACTGCATCCTCCCGCCTCTCGCCCGTGGTGAGTACCACGGGCTCGCTCGTCGCGACCTGTCAGCTCACGGTCTCGTCGTGCGGCCGCTGCTGAACGGCGGTACGTTAGGCGGACTCCGGATGCCACGCGCGTCTGACAAAGCTCCACGCTTCGCCCGATGGCTTCTCGGGATGTTGGGCGCGTTTCTGGTGTTTCTCGTTCCCCTTTCTGCCTTACTTCTCTGCGTCCGATCCAGTCCGGAGACCAACATGCACCGTGTGCCGATGGTACTCGGCGCTGGACTTATTTTTTTGGTTTTCGCGGCAAGCGCCTGGGTTGCCAGGGGCGTCCTCCGCACCACCATCGGTACGGCTGTGGCGACGGACACCGCGCTCCCACGTCGCGACGCAAAGCCTGCCACGGCAACGCTGGTGGCGACGGTGCTGGCGCTCATCGCAGCTGTAGTCACCTCGATCTTGGGATGGAGCTCCGCCGCATTCGCCGCGTGGACGACCGCGCTCCCGCCTCAGGTCGACCGAACTCTCACGCTTCAGCAGGCGAGAGAACAGTACCACCACGGCATGACAATTTTCCGGCTAAGCGGCATTGTCGCCCTGCTGCTGTGCATCGTGCTTCCCTACCTCGTGTGGCGACGCTTCAAGTCGAGCGCTGACGCGGCGAGCGCGCCTGACGTTACGCCCATCTCCCTCGAATGACCTGAGCCAGAGTGCCAGCTTTCGGCCGGTGGACTCGTCGACGCTTCGCCCGAGAGCGAGCGCGATCCGAAGCTGGTCGCGTTCGGTGGTGAACGCGATGTCCTACCTGGCGCTGATATCGGCGATTGGAGCGGCGCACACTGCCGGACACGCTCGATTCTCCTTGCGCGTTTGGCGCTAGGAGCGCGCCGCCTAAAATGAAGTTTCAGCTGCCGAAGACGGTCTTGCCGACTGCTGATGTCGTTCCGTCCGCACACGGGTTTCTGCACGAGCAGCCTTCGCTGCCTTGGCGCAGCCCGTGTGCCTGTCGGGTGCTACCATCCGGTTGGGTTTGGCTGCGCCTTCGCAGCTGAATTTCGATCCGTTGAACGAAGCCGCTTCGCGGCGGGTGTCGTGACTGCCGGGTAATCGCGCGGCAGCAGCGACGTGGGGGCAGGGGTCGGCGCAAAGCGAAAGGCTTCGCAGGGGTTCGGCATGACGCCTGCGTGTGTCGTCCGACGTGATCTCCGAAGAGCCTCCTGGTCGGCGGTGCCGCAAACACCGCCGACCAAGGAGGACATCATGTCGAAACTACGCAAGCAGATGATGCAGGATCTC is a window of Polyangiaceae bacterium DNA encoding:
- a CDS encoding immunity 53 family protein; translated protein: MNVLGELQRWYESNCDDDWEHQYGIKIDTLDNPGWSLFVDLAGTSLADREFAEIEEMHSEREWIACKVEGRQFVGHGGPQMLERLISEFLRWADAAQPNP